The following are encoded in a window of Epilithonimonas zeae genomic DNA:
- a CDS encoding chitosanase, translating into MKSFFKLLTTIFIINVAGSCSTSSAASEELHGDSLSDTYAYLTPEAIVYASSISNLVSTFPKFRNDAVNREVGVLKNSLTDYLTAIRNFNQSDKHRSLEGFEKAYKKIQKLRKFLITDDDEVLNRYMVKIKTNMNLLEASLNKNMETTSMSSN; encoded by the coding sequence ATGAAAAGTTTTTTTAAACTTTTAACGACAATATTCATTATCAATGTTGCTGGTTCTTGCTCTACAAGTTCGGCAGCGTCAGAAGAATTGCATGGTGATTCTTTATCAGATACCTATGCATATCTTACTCCTGAAGCAATTGTTTATGCTTCCTCAATTTCAAATTTAGTTTCCACTTTTCCAAAATTCAGAAACGATGCTGTAAACAGAGAAGTTGGAGTTTTGAAAAATTCTCTTACAGATTACTTAACGGCAATTCGCAATTTCAATCAATCTGATAAACACAGATCATTGGAAGGATTTGAAAAAGCGTACAAAAAAATTCAGAAACTTAGAAAGTTTTTGATTACAGACGATGACGAAGTTCTGAACAGATATATGGTTAAAATAAAAACCAATATGAATCTCTTGGAAGCCTCTCTCAATAAAAATATGGAGACTACTTCTATGTCTTCCAATTAA
- a CDS encoding DUF4254 domain-containing protein, with product MSLTEKAWEIFNQSVKDYHIKDDVNSEEINPFQANSLEWILYSKNWIDTVQWHLEDIIREEDIDPIEALKIKRRIDKLNQKRTDLVEQIDFWFYKNFETITPNSDARINSETPAWSIDRFSILSLKIYHMSIEASREDASEEHKLQCSQKLQILLEQHKDLSTAIDQLLSDIENGKVKMKLYKQMKMYNDESLNPILYQKMQKK from the coding sequence ATGAGTTTAACAGAAAAAGCATGGGAAATCTTTAACCAATCAGTTAAAGATTATCACATAAAAGATGACGTTAATTCAGAAGAAATCAATCCATTCCAAGCTAATAGTTTGGAATGGATTTTGTATTCAAAAAACTGGATTGATACCGTTCAATGGCATTTGGAAGATATTATTCGAGAAGAAGATATTGACCCGATAGAGGCTTTAAAAATAAAAAGAAGGATTGATAAACTCAATCAAAAAAGAACAGATCTTGTTGAGCAAATCGACTTTTGGTTCTATAAAAATTTTGAGACCATTACTCCCAATTCTGATGCCAGAATCAACAGCGAAACGCCAGCTTGGTCTATCGATAGGTTTTCTATTTTATCTTTGAAAATTTATCATATGTCTATAGAAGCTTCTCGGGAAGATGCTTCTGAAGAACATAAACTACAATGTTCTCAAAAACTGCAAATCCTTTTGGAACAACATAAAGATTTGTCAACAGCTATAGATCAGCTGCTTTCTGATATAGAGAATGGTAAAGTTAAGATGAAACTTTACAAACAAATGAAGATGTATAATGATGAAAGTCTTAACCCAATCCTGTATCAAAAAATGCAGAAAAAATGA
- a CDS encoding peptidoglycan DD-metalloendopeptidase family protein, with translation MIKKLSFFISIILFGSVFGQKDKEVLQKQNADLKKQISSINASLNQTKQESKLSISYLNAVNQKITLREKVYTNTQKEKRFIEDDIYKRQLEINKNNRELEVLRKNYAEILVKAYKTKGVQNKVTFILSSKNVGEALSRVEYLKRYSEYQDKKAAEITNKATQIKRNIALKKKSMSEKDNLLIAQKKDLATIEIERKQKQDLLNEFKKNEARLTAELRQKQAQSKDLERQIRNIIAEEIRLAKAKEEAERKAEAERKRLADIAAKKEKERIEAENRARLAAAEAERKRAETESKKATELAAKRIEEERKLAESNKTAERKAAAEKATRDAAERAKAASEKLAAAKANEDAINKRNEDAKDEAEKKVMKSYGVGSTVGSNFADNKGHIAFPVERGSVTHRFGRQPHPVFKNIVEENIGIKIAVAKGTKARCVFPGVVSSIQSINGSRTVVVKHGNYFTVYSNLASTLVKANQQVSAGTLIGEVGSDFDESITLDFQIWSGENPVDPLGWVSY, from the coding sequence ATGATTAAGAAATTAAGCTTTTTTATAAGTATCATCCTTTTCGGAAGCGTTTTTGGACAAAAAGATAAAGAGGTTCTGCAAAAACAAAATGCAGACCTTAAAAAACAAATTTCTTCCATCAATGCTTCTTTGAATCAAACTAAACAAGAATCCAAACTTTCTATCTCCTACTTAAATGCAGTGAATCAAAAGATTACACTGAGAGAAAAGGTTTACACCAATACCCAGAAAGAAAAAAGATTCATAGAAGATGATATCTACAAACGTCAGCTGGAAATCAACAAAAATAATCGTGAGTTAGAAGTTCTGCGTAAAAACTATGCTGAAATTCTAGTAAAAGCGTACAAAACAAAAGGTGTTCAAAACAAAGTAACCTTCATACTTTCATCTAAAAATGTTGGAGAAGCACTTAGTAGGGTTGAATATCTCAAAAGATACTCTGAATATCAAGACAAGAAAGCCGCTGAAATCACAAATAAAGCAACCCAAATCAAAAGAAACATCGCATTGAAGAAAAAATCGATGTCTGAAAAGGATAATCTTTTGATAGCTCAGAAAAAAGATCTTGCCACTATAGAAATCGAAAGAAAACAAAAGCAGGATCTCCTTAATGAATTTAAAAAGAATGAAGCTAGATTAACAGCTGAACTTAGACAAAAACAAGCTCAATCCAAAGACTTAGAACGCCAGATCAGAAATATCATTGCTGAGGAAATCAGACTTGCTAAAGCAAAAGAAGAAGCAGAAAGAAAAGCGGAAGCAGAAAGAAAAAGATTAGCCGATATAGCTGCTAAAAAAGAAAAAGAAAGAATCGAGGCTGAAAACAGAGCTAGACTAGCAGCTGCAGAAGCAGAAAGAAAAAGAGCAGAAACAGAATCAAAAAAAGCAACTGAACTAGCGGCTAAAAGAATTGAAGAAGAAAGAAAATTAGCCGAATCTAATAAAACGGCTGAGCGAAAAGCGGCTGCTGAAAAAGCAACCAGAGACGCAGCTGAAAGAGCAAAAGCAGCATCTGAAAAACTGGCTGCTGCAAAAGCTAATGAAGATGCCATCAACAAAAGAAATGAAGATGCAAAAGATGAAGCTGAGAAAAAAGTAATGAAAAGTTACGGCGTTGGCTCTACTGTAGGAAGTAATTTTGCAGATAATAAAGGACATATTGCTTTCCCTGTTGAGAGAGGAAGCGTAACACACCGTTTCGGACGACAGCCACATCCTGTTTTCAAAAATATTGTAGAAGAAAATATCGGAATCAAAATTGCAGTTGCTAAAGGAACTAAAGCTAGATGTGTTTTCCCTGGGGTTGTTTCCAGCATCCAATCTATCAACGGAAGCAGAACGGTTGTTGTGAAACATGGGAACTATTTTACAGTTTACTCTAATCTAGCATCAACATTGGTAAAAGCTAATCAACAGGTTTCTGCTGGAACTTTAATTGGTGAAGTTGGCAGTGATTTTGATGAATCTATAACATTGGATTTCCAAATCTGGAGTGGAGAAAATCCAGTAGACCCATTGGGTTGGGTTTCGTATTAA
- the tatA gene encoding twin-arginine translocase TatA/TatE family subunit yields the protein MTISTVILSLSWQHILIVALILLLLFGGKKIPELMKGLGSGIKEFKDAVKDEDKKNNSSSSDNSNNPS from the coding sequence ATGACAATATCCACAGTTATATTAAGTCTTTCTTGGCAACATATATTAATTGTTGCTTTGATATTACTTTTATTATTCGGAGGTAAAAAAATCCCTGAATTAATGAAAGGTTTAGGCTCAGGTATCAAGGAGTTTAAAGATGCTGTTAAGGATGAAGATAAAAAAAACAATTCTTCATCATCTGACAATTCAAACAACCCTTCTTAA
- a CDS encoding HU family DNA-binding protein encodes MNKSELIDAIAKDAEITKAAAKKALESFVANVTETLKKKDGKVSLVGFGTFSVSERAARQGINPATKKPIQIAAKTVAKFKAGADLATAVAGPAKGKKK; translated from the coding sequence ATGAACAAGTCTGAATTAATCGACGCTATCGCGAAGGATGCAGAAATCACAAAAGCTGCTGCAAAAAAAGCTTTGGAATCTTTTGTTGCTAATGTAACAGAAACGCTTAAGAAAAAAGATGGTAAAGTATCTCTAGTAGGTTTTGGAACTTTCTCAGTATCTGAAAGAGCTGCTAGACAAGGTATCAATCCTGCAACTAAAAAACCAATCCAAATTGCAGCAAAAACAGTTGCTAAATTTAAAGCTGGTGCTGATTTGGCTACTGCGGTTGCTGGTCCTGCAAAAGGAAAGAAAAAATAA
- the panD gene encoding aspartate 1-decarboxylase: MFIEVFKSKIHRVRVTASDLDYIGSITIDEDLIEAAGLIVGERVYIVNVNNGERFDTYVIKGKRKSGEICLNGPAARKVQKGDIIIIIAYAQMSPEEAKDFQPKIVFPDEKTNLLT; the protein is encoded by the coding sequence ATGTTTATCGAAGTTTTTAAATCGAAAATCCACAGAGTCCGTGTCACAGCTTCGGATCTTGATTATATTGGGAGTATCACTATTGATGAAGACCTTATAGAAGCGGCCGGTTTGATTGTAGGCGAAAGAGTTTACATCGTGAATGTGAATAACGGCGAGCGCTTTGACACTTATGTGATTAAGGGAAAAAGAAAATCTGGTGAAATCTGTCTGAATGGACCAGCTGCAAGAAAAGTTCAAAAAGGTGACATTATCATCATCATTGCTTATGCACAAATGAGTCCTGAGGAAGCTAAAGATTTTCAACCAAAAATCGTTTTTCCAGACGAAAAGACCAATCTTCTAACATAA
- the ribA gene encoding GTP cyclohydrolase II, translated as MLNIQAQANVPTEFGKFKMMAFSEDDKNWMPHMALIAENTDLEKPVNVRIHSECITGEVFHSQKCECGQQLNSAMQYMQENGGIIIYLRQEGRNIGIINKLKAYALQEKGFDTVQANLELGLPADDRDFGIAIEMLEKIGIKSLNLMTNNPEKIQIIKDSRINFNSRIPLQIKSNESSASYLKTKKDFFGHLLDDEN; from the coding sequence ATGTTAAATATACAAGCACAAGCGAATGTTCCCACAGAATTTGGGAAGTTCAAAATGATGGCTTTTTCCGAGGACGATAAAAACTGGATGCCACATATGGCTCTTATAGCTGAAAATACGGATTTAGAAAAACCTGTTAATGTTAGAATTCATTCTGAGTGTATCACTGGCGAAGTTTTTCATTCACAAAAATGTGAATGTGGGCAGCAGCTCAATTCCGCAATGCAATATATGCAGGAAAATGGAGGAATAATTATTTATCTTAGGCAGGAAGGCAGAAACATCGGAATCATTAATAAACTGAAAGCTTATGCGCTTCAGGAAAAAGGTTTTGATACTGTTCAGGCTAATTTGGAATTAGGATTGCCTGCAGATGACAGAGATTTTGGAATCGCAATAGAAATGCTTGAAAAAATCGGAATCAAATCTTTGAATTTAATGACTAATAATCCGGAGAAAATTCAGATTATAAAAGATAGCAGAATTAATTTCAATTCCAGAATTCCGCTTCAAATCAAATCGAATGAATCCAGCGCTTCTTATCTAAAAACTAAAAAAGATTTCTTCGGACATCTTTTGGATGACGAAAATTAA